The Cloeon dipterum chromosome X, ieCloDipt1.1, whole genome shotgun sequence genome includes a window with the following:
- the MICU3 gene encoding calcium uptake protein 3, mitochondrial isoform X4 — translation MAAVSTTLIRALRHSALPRSAPVRCLATSTVRKQWRGLRPVVAVLVGAGASFFAVKMYQKQATVHALKQRRKDEELAKAVKLTSRERRFIKFSSVEFDSQLYMTPQDFLDSVVESEPRPRLKRKVLTSKDLDSLKSHTPPLKKGSSNMFRNLRDKGIISYTEYLFLLSILTKPQSGFQIAFNMFDTDGNQRVDKNEFLVLESIFSHTWRDKRGIGADGEEAEGEAPHEQFVDDDQGLQRRHAVDTTLLLHFFGRKGLDDLQYEGFKKFMENLQTEVLELEFHEFSKGLDTISEVDFARILLRFTYLSADQYDMYLDRLLDRIKHEQGISFNEFRVFCQFLNNLEDFSIAMRMYTLADHPISQDEFHRAVKLCTGTNLSRHLVHTVFQIFDEDGDGQLSYREFIAIMKDRLHRGFKSYTKNEGWDAFKSCVKQEMKYVM, via the exons ATGGCCGCAGTGAGCACAACATTGATCCGGGCCCTTCGGCATTCGGCGCTGCCGAGGTCGGCACCCGTGCGATGCCTGGCCACTTCGACCGTGCGGAAACAATGGCGAGGCCTGCGGCCAGTCGTGGCCGTGCTTGTGGGCGCTGGCGCCTCTTTTTTCGCTGTCAAAATGTATCAAAAGCAAGCCACTGTGCATGCATTAAAGCAGAGAAGG AAGGATGAGGAACTGGCCAAAGCCGTCAAACTGACTTCCAGGGAGAGGCGATTCATAAAATTCTCCTCTGTGGAGTTTGACAGCCAGCTTTACATGACTCCACAGGACTTCCTGGACAGTGTCGTGGAGAGTGAGCCGAGAC CCCGGCTCAAAAGGAAAGTTCTGACGAGCAAGGACTTGGATTCGTTAAAAAGCCACACTCCTCCTCTGAAGAAAGGCTCCAGCAACATGTTCCGCAACCTGAGGGACAAGGGAATCATTTCCTACACCGAGTACCTGTTCCTTTTATCTATTTTAACCA AGCCTCAATCTGGTTTCCAAATTGCATTCAACATGTTCGACACCGATGGAAACCAGCGAGTTGACAAGAACGAGTTTCTAGTC TTGGAGAGCATCTTCAGCCACACGTGGCGCGACAAACGGGGAATCGGAGCTGATGGCGAAGAGGCCGAGGGCGAGGCCCCACACGAGCAGTTTGTTGACGACGACCAGGGCCTGCAGCGAAGGCACGCTGTCGACACCACTCTGCTGCTCCACTTTTTCGGCCGAAAGGGCTTGGATGACCTGCAGTACGAAGGTTTTAAAAA ATTCATGGAAAACCTGCAAACTGAAGTTCTCGAGCTAGAGTTTCATGAGTTCTCGAAAGGGCTGGACACGATATCTGAAGTGGACTTCGCCAGAATCCTGCTCCGCTTCACGTACTTGAGTGCTGACca GTACGACATGTATTTGGACCGCCTCCTCGACAGGATCAAACACGAACAaggaatttcttttaatgaaTTCCGCGTCTTCTGCCAGTTTCTTAACAATTTGGAGGACTTCAGCATCGCCATGCGCATGTACACCTTGGCTGACCATCCCATTTCACAAG atGAATTTCATCGGGCTGTGAAGCTTTGCACCGGAACGAACCTGAGCCGGCACCTGGTGCACACCGTGTTCCAGATTTTCGACGAGGATGGTGATGGCCAGCTGAGCTACCGTGAGTTCATCGCCATCATGAAGGACAGACTGCACAGAGGATTCAAG TCGTACACCAAGAACGAGGGTTGGGACGCGTTTAAGTCGTGCGTCAAGCAAGAGATGAAGTATGTGATGTGA
- the MICU3 gene encoding calcium uptake protein 3, mitochondrial isoform X3, whose product MAAVSTTLIRALRHSALPRSAPVRCLATSTVRKQWRGLRPVVAVLVGAGASFFAVKMYQKQATVHALKQRRKDEELAKAVKLTSRERRFIKFSSVEFDSQLYMTPQDFLDSVVESEPRPRLKRKVLTSKDLDSLKSHTPPLKKGSSNMFRNLRDKGIISYTEYLFLLSILTKPQSGFQIAFNMFDTDGNQRVDKNEFLVIRGIMAGTISDLMLEFKDDPNTRHALESIFSHTWRDKRGIGADGEEAEGEAPHEQFVDDDQGLQRRHAVDTTLLLHFFGRKGLDDLQYEGFKKFMENLQTEVLELEFHEFSKGLDTISEVDFARILLRFTYLSADQYDMYLDRLLDRIKHEQGISFNEFRVFCQFLNNLEDFSIAMRMYTLADHPISQDEFHRAVKLCTGTNLSRHLVHTVFQIFDEDGDGQLSYREFIAIMKDRLHRGFKSYTKNEGWDAFKSCVKQEMKYVM is encoded by the exons ATGGCCGCAGTGAGCACAACATTGATCCGGGCCCTTCGGCATTCGGCGCTGCCGAGGTCGGCACCCGTGCGATGCCTGGCCACTTCGACCGTGCGGAAACAATGGCGAGGCCTGCGGCCAGTCGTGGCCGTGCTTGTGGGCGCTGGCGCCTCTTTTTTCGCTGTCAAAATGTATCAAAAGCAAGCCACTGTGCATGCATTAAAGCAGAGAAGG AAGGATGAGGAACTGGCCAAAGCCGTCAAACTGACTTCCAGGGAGAGGCGATTCATAAAATTCTCCTCTGTGGAGTTTGACAGCCAGCTTTACATGACTCCACAGGACTTCCTGGACAGTGTCGTGGAGAGTGAGCCGAGAC CCCGGCTCAAAAGGAAAGTTCTGACGAGCAAGGACTTGGATTCGTTAAAAAGCCACACTCCTCCTCTGAAGAAAGGCTCCAGCAACATGTTCCGCAACCTGAGGGACAAGGGAATCATTTCCTACACCGAGTACCTGTTCCTTTTATCTATTTTAACCA AGCCTCAATCTGGTTTCCAAATTGCATTCAACATGTTCGACACCGATGGAAACCAGCGAGTTGACAAGAACGAGTTTCTAGTC ATCCGCGGCATAATGGCTGGCACAATTTCTGATTTGATGCTGGAGTTCAAGGACGATCCGAACACACGGCATGCT TTGGAGAGCATCTTCAGCCACACGTGGCGCGACAAACGGGGAATCGGAGCTGATGGCGAAGAGGCCGAGGGCGAGGCCCCACACGAGCAGTTTGTTGACGACGACCAGGGCCTGCAGCGAAGGCACGCTGTCGACACCACTCTGCTGCTCCACTTTTTCGGCCGAAAGGGCTTGGATGACCTGCAGTACGAAGGTTTTAAAAA ATTCATGGAAAACCTGCAAACTGAAGTTCTCGAGCTAGAGTTTCATGAGTTCTCGAAAGGGCTGGACACGATATCTGAAGTGGACTTCGCCAGAATCCTGCTCCGCTTCACGTACTTGAGTGCTGACca GTACGACATGTATTTGGACCGCCTCCTCGACAGGATCAAACACGAACAaggaatttcttttaatgaaTTCCGCGTCTTCTGCCAGTTTCTTAACAATTTGGAGGACTTCAGCATCGCCATGCGCATGTACACCTTGGCTGACCATCCCATTTCACAAG atGAATTTCATCGGGCTGTGAAGCTTTGCACCGGAACGAACCTGAGCCGGCACCTGGTGCACACCGTGTTCCAGATTTTCGACGAGGATGGTGATGGCCAGCTGAGCTACCGTGAGTTCATCGCCATCATGAAGGACAGACTGCACAGAGGATTCAAG TCGTACACCAAGAACGAGGGTTGGGACGCGTTTAAGTCGTGCGTCAAGCAAGAGATGAAGTATGTGATGTGA
- the Arp8 gene encoding actin-related protein 8, whose amino-acid sequence MAFAANNNKTTNTMPTAPQENMSVVTETPVLSQNVVVIHPGSQNLRIGRAVDSNPVTIHHAIARRRLRHDRHDFVHEDKLLPPFYEDTNLLAELDESRLQVSHTLQSCLQSDGSRRYATPPQQISAFNRRSQPELLHQNKSEMLAESADVIIGDDVLKIHPDANYNIHYPIRRGLLNLHPGVGGSLTAVLHDLEAIWSYAIERKLRIQRKHLAVYKAVLVIPDIYNRKHISALVNLLLTRLNFGSCFLVQDHVAATFGAGLGSACVIDVGDQKTSISCVDDGMSQPSTRIRLDYGGGDVTVVYFWLLQKCSFPHKGCNPTRRNDAILLQKLKEDFCHVDLDICGPSEKSFNVTSTDGVVKKITLQVGDECLIAPLSLFTTDLLAITGTKSVHGQVPYEFQPDDPHDANYLRETSRKGAKETLDTPGGDGQANLSGLGNIPLPLDISSVMEEDIVVDALDPNFHANSLLTAAGNILQEKEIFESDILLSIDQAIMQSIERCPEELKKKMYSSILVVGGGMKFVGINTWLQNKISLQIPFMYRSDQMEVVTSVKDTDPQIITWKGASLMATLESASELWINSQDWIDNGVKVLREKAAFIW is encoded by the exons ATGGCTTTCGCtgcaaacaataacaaaacaaCCAACACCATGCCGACTGCACCGCAGGAAAATATGAGTGTCGTTACTGAAACG CCTGTTTTGTCTCAAAATGTCGTTGTCATCCACCCTGGGTCGCAAAATCTGCGGATAGGAAGGGCCGTGGACTCGAATCCCGTCACCATTCATCATGCCATAGCTAGGAGAAGGTTGAGGCACGACCGGCATGATTTCGTTCACGAGGACAAACTCCTTCCGCCTTTTTACGAG gATACTAATTTATTAGCTGAATTGGACGAGTCGAGGCTGCAAGTCAGTCACACCCTGCAGTCGTGTCTTCAGTCTGATGGCTCGAGGAGGTACGCCACACCGCCTCAGCAGATTTCCGCTTTTAATCGTAGATCTCAACCCGAATTGTTGCACCAAAACAAGTCGGAAATGCTTGCCGAAAGCGCTGACGTGATTATAGGCGACGAT GTTCTCAAAATCCATCCAGACGCCAATTACAACATTCACTATCCAATAAGGAGGGGACTGTTGAATTTGCACCCTGGCGTCGGGGGCTCCCTCACCGCCGTTCTGCACGACCTGGAAGCCATCTGGAGCTACGCCATTGAGCGGAAACTGCGAATCCAAAGAAAGCACCTCGCt gTGTACAAAGCTGTTCTAGTGATCCCTGATATTTACAACAGAAAACACATCTCGGCCCTAGTAAACTTGCTGCTGACCAGATTGAATTTTGGTTCTTGTTTTTTGGTGCAAGACCACGTAGCCGCCACTTTCGGCGCGGGTCTCGGCTCTGCGTGTGTTATCGACGTTGGGGACCAGAAAACTTCTATTTCCTGTGTTGATGATGGAATGTCCCAGCCAAGCACTAGA aTAAGACTGGATTACGGCGGCGGAGACGTAACTGTCGTTTACTTCTGGCTGCTCCAAAAGTGTTCCTTCCCGCACAAAGGCTGCAATCCGACCAGAAGAAACGACGCAATTCTCTTGCAAAAGCTGAAGGAGGATTTCTGCCATGTTGAcctg GATATTTGCGGACCGAgtgaaaaatcgtttaatGTGACCTCTACAGACGGCGTTGTCAAGAAAATTACCCTGCAG GTGGGAGACGAGTGCCTGATCGCGCCGCTCAGCCTGTTCACCACCGACCTGCTCGCAATCACTGGAACGAAAAGCGTGCACGGCCAAGTTCCATATGAATTCCAACCTGATGATCCTCACGATGCCAATTACTTGCGAGAGACTAGt AGGAAAGGTGCGAAAGAAACGCTAGACACCCCCGGCGGCGACGGCCAAGCAAACCTGTCGGGTCTGGGCAACATTCCCCTCCCTCTGGACATCAGCAGTGTGATGGAGGAGGACATCGTGGTCGACGCCCTTGACCCGAACTTCCACGCCAATTCGCTTTTGACGGCGgctggaaatattttgcaggaGAAGGAGATTTTCGAGTCGGACATTCTGCTCAGCATTGACCAAGCCATCATGCAAAGCATCGAAAGATGTC CTGAGGaactcaagaaaaaaatgtactcTTCGATTTTGGTCGTGGGCGGAGGCATGAAGTTTGTCGGAATTAATACATGGCTCCAGAACAAAATCAGTCTGCAAATTCCCTTCATGTACAGAAgtg ACCAAATGGAGGTTGTCACGTCCGTGAAGGATACAGACCCGCAAATCATCACGTGGAAAGGCGCAAGTCTGATGGCCACTTTAGAGTCTGCGTCTGAACTGTGGATCAATTCTCAAGACTGGATCGACAACGGTGTCAAAGTCCTCAGGGAAAAGGCTGCGTTCATTTGGTAG
- the MICU3 gene encoding calcium uptake protein 3, mitochondrial isoform X1 — MAAVSTTLIRALRHSALPRSAPVRCLATSTVRKQWRGLRPVVAVLVGAGASFFAVKMYQKQATVHALKQRRKDEELAKAVKLTSRERRFIKFSSVEFDSQLYMTPQDFLDSVVESEPRPRLKRKVLTSKDLDSLKSHTPPLKKGSSNMFRNLRDKGIISYTEYLFLLSILTKPQSGFQIAFNMFDTDGNQRVDKNEFLVIRGIMAGTISDLMLEFKDDPNTRHALKGLISEHALKGVLKRKNNASLESIFSHTWRDKRGIGADGEEAEGEAPHEQFVDDDQGLQRRHAVDTTLLLHFFGRKGLDDLQYEGFKKFMENLQTEVLELEFHEFSKGLDTISEVDFARILLRFTYLSADQYDMYLDRLLDRIKHEQGISFNEFRVFCQFLNNLEDFSIAMRMYTLADHPISQDEFHRAVKLCTGTNLSRHLVHTVFQIFDEDGDGQLSYREFIAIMKDRLHRGFKSYTKNEGWDAFKSCVKQEMKYVM; from the exons ATGGCCGCAGTGAGCACAACATTGATCCGGGCCCTTCGGCATTCGGCGCTGCCGAGGTCGGCACCCGTGCGATGCCTGGCCACTTCGACCGTGCGGAAACAATGGCGAGGCCTGCGGCCAGTCGTGGCCGTGCTTGTGGGCGCTGGCGCCTCTTTTTTCGCTGTCAAAATGTATCAAAAGCAAGCCACTGTGCATGCATTAAAGCAGAGAAGG AAGGATGAGGAACTGGCCAAAGCCGTCAAACTGACTTCCAGGGAGAGGCGATTCATAAAATTCTCCTCTGTGGAGTTTGACAGCCAGCTTTACATGACTCCACAGGACTTCCTGGACAGTGTCGTGGAGAGTGAGCCGAGAC CCCGGCTCAAAAGGAAAGTTCTGACGAGCAAGGACTTGGATTCGTTAAAAAGCCACACTCCTCCTCTGAAGAAAGGCTCCAGCAACATGTTCCGCAACCTGAGGGACAAGGGAATCATTTCCTACACCGAGTACCTGTTCCTTTTATCTATTTTAACCA AGCCTCAATCTGGTTTCCAAATTGCATTCAACATGTTCGACACCGATGGAAACCAGCGAGTTGACAAGAACGAGTTTCTAGTC ATCCGCGGCATAATGGCTGGCACAATTTCTGATTTGATGCTGGAGTTCAAGGACGATCCGAACACACGGCATGCT CTTAAAGGTCTGATTTCCGAACACGCTCTCAAGGGAGtccttaaaagaaaaaataatgctagC TTGGAGAGCATCTTCAGCCACACGTGGCGCGACAAACGGGGAATCGGAGCTGATGGCGAAGAGGCCGAGGGCGAGGCCCCACACGAGCAGTTTGTTGACGACGACCAGGGCCTGCAGCGAAGGCACGCTGTCGACACCACTCTGCTGCTCCACTTTTTCGGCCGAAAGGGCTTGGATGACCTGCAGTACGAAGGTTTTAAAAA ATTCATGGAAAACCTGCAAACTGAAGTTCTCGAGCTAGAGTTTCATGAGTTCTCGAAAGGGCTGGACACGATATCTGAAGTGGACTTCGCCAGAATCCTGCTCCGCTTCACGTACTTGAGTGCTGACca GTACGACATGTATTTGGACCGCCTCCTCGACAGGATCAAACACGAACAaggaatttcttttaatgaaTTCCGCGTCTTCTGCCAGTTTCTTAACAATTTGGAGGACTTCAGCATCGCCATGCGCATGTACACCTTGGCTGACCATCCCATTTCACAAG atGAATTTCATCGGGCTGTGAAGCTTTGCACCGGAACGAACCTGAGCCGGCACCTGGTGCACACCGTGTTCCAGATTTTCGACGAGGATGGTGATGGCCAGCTGAGCTACCGTGAGTTCATCGCCATCATGAAGGACAGACTGCACAGAGGATTCAAG TCGTACACCAAGAACGAGGGTTGGGACGCGTTTAAGTCGTGCGTCAAGCAAGAGATGAAGTATGTGATGTGA
- the MICU3 gene encoding calcium uptake protein 3, mitochondrial isoform X2 translates to MAAVSTTLIRALRHSALPRSAPVRCLATSTVRKQWRGLRPVVAVLVGAGASFFAVKMYQKQATVHALKQRRDEELAKAVKLTSRERRFIKFSSVEFDSQLYMTPQDFLDSVVESEPRPRLKRKVLTSKDLDSLKSHTPPLKKGSSNMFRNLRDKGIISYTEYLFLLSILTKPQSGFQIAFNMFDTDGNQRVDKNEFLVIRGIMAGTISDLMLEFKDDPNTRHALKGLISEHALKGVLKRKNNASLESIFSHTWRDKRGIGADGEEAEGEAPHEQFVDDDQGLQRRHAVDTTLLLHFFGRKGLDDLQYEGFKKFMENLQTEVLELEFHEFSKGLDTISEVDFARILLRFTYLSADQYDMYLDRLLDRIKHEQGISFNEFRVFCQFLNNLEDFSIAMRMYTLADHPISQDEFHRAVKLCTGTNLSRHLVHTVFQIFDEDGDGQLSYREFIAIMKDRLHRGFKSYTKNEGWDAFKSCVKQEMKYVM, encoded by the exons ATGGCCGCAGTGAGCACAACATTGATCCGGGCCCTTCGGCATTCGGCGCTGCCGAGGTCGGCACCCGTGCGATGCCTGGCCACTTCGACCGTGCGGAAACAATGGCGAGGCCTGCGGCCAGTCGTGGCCGTGCTTGTGGGCGCTGGCGCCTCTTTTTTCGCTGTCAAAATGTATCAAAAGCAAGCCACTGTGCATGCATTAAAGCAGAGAAGG GATGAGGAACTGGCCAAAGCCGTCAAACTGACTTCCAGGGAGAGGCGATTCATAAAATTCTCCTCTGTGGAGTTTGACAGCCAGCTTTACATGACTCCACAGGACTTCCTGGACAGTGTCGTGGAGAGTGAGCCGAGAC CCCGGCTCAAAAGGAAAGTTCTGACGAGCAAGGACTTGGATTCGTTAAAAAGCCACACTCCTCCTCTGAAGAAAGGCTCCAGCAACATGTTCCGCAACCTGAGGGACAAGGGAATCATTTCCTACACCGAGTACCTGTTCCTTTTATCTATTTTAACCA AGCCTCAATCTGGTTTCCAAATTGCATTCAACATGTTCGACACCGATGGAAACCAGCGAGTTGACAAGAACGAGTTTCTAGTC ATCCGCGGCATAATGGCTGGCACAATTTCTGATTTGATGCTGGAGTTCAAGGACGATCCGAACACACGGCATGCT CTTAAAGGTCTGATTTCCGAACACGCTCTCAAGGGAGtccttaaaagaaaaaataatgctagC TTGGAGAGCATCTTCAGCCACACGTGGCGCGACAAACGGGGAATCGGAGCTGATGGCGAAGAGGCCGAGGGCGAGGCCCCACACGAGCAGTTTGTTGACGACGACCAGGGCCTGCAGCGAAGGCACGCTGTCGACACCACTCTGCTGCTCCACTTTTTCGGCCGAAAGGGCTTGGATGACCTGCAGTACGAAGGTTTTAAAAA ATTCATGGAAAACCTGCAAACTGAAGTTCTCGAGCTAGAGTTTCATGAGTTCTCGAAAGGGCTGGACACGATATCTGAAGTGGACTTCGCCAGAATCCTGCTCCGCTTCACGTACTTGAGTGCTGACca GTACGACATGTATTTGGACCGCCTCCTCGACAGGATCAAACACGAACAaggaatttcttttaatgaaTTCCGCGTCTTCTGCCAGTTTCTTAACAATTTGGAGGACTTCAGCATCGCCATGCGCATGTACACCTTGGCTGACCATCCCATTTCACAAG atGAATTTCATCGGGCTGTGAAGCTTTGCACCGGAACGAACCTGAGCCGGCACCTGGTGCACACCGTGTTCCAGATTTTCGACGAGGATGGTGATGGCCAGCTGAGCTACCGTGAGTTCATCGCCATCATGAAGGACAGACTGCACAGAGGATTCAAG TCGTACACCAAGAACGAGGGTTGGGACGCGTTTAAGTCGTGCGTCAAGCAAGAGATGAAGTATGTGATGTGA
- the ort gene encoding glycine receptor subunit alpha-2 isoform X2: MFHFLIIFLFVRCCCSLEFNEILPQDARHYDKMRPPKKEGMPTTVFFHVTVMGLDSIDETSMTYAADIFFAQTWKDHRLRLPENMTSDYRLLEVDWLKNMWRPDSFFKNAKAVTFQTMTIPNHYLWLYKDKTILYMVKLTLKLSCAMNFLIYPHDTQECKLQMESLSHTTDDMIFQWDPEVPLVVDDNIELPQLQLVKNYTADCTQVYSTGNFTCLEVVFVLKRRLGYYLFHTYVPTCLIVIMSWVSFWIKPEAAPARVTLGVTSLLTLSTQHAKSQASLPPVSYLKAVDAFMSVCTIFVFMALMEYCLVNIVLGDNDAPKPPPDPKADKVFDLAAKENARILTGQPPAPPKPTKAQKARLRALNIDRCSRCGFPLFFFILNATYWVLFFEYL; this comes from the exons ATGTTCCACTTTTTAATCATCTTCCTCTTCGTCAG ATGTTGCTGCAGTTTAGAgttcaatgaaattttgccGCAAGACGCGCGGCATTACGACAAAATGCGTCCGCCGAAGAAGGAGGGCATGCCGACGACCGTCTTCTTCCACGTGACGGTGATGGGCCTCGACTCGATCGACGAGACCTCGATGACCTACGCCGCCGACATCTTCTTCGCGCAGACGTGGAAGGACCACCGGCTGCGGCTGCCCGAGAACATGACCTCCGATTACCGGCTTCTCGAGGTTGACTGGCTGAAGAACATGTGGCGACCCGACTCGTTCTTCAAGAACGCGAAGGCCGTCACCTTCCAGACCATGACCATCCCCAACCACTACCTCTGGCTCTACAAAGACAAGACCATCCTCTACATGGTCAA gctAACCTTAAAGCTGTCTTGCGCGATGAATTTCCTCATCTACCCGCACGACACGCAAGAGTGTAAACTGCAGATGGAAAGCC TGTCGCACACGACGGACGACATGATCTTCCAGTGGGACCCGGAAGTGCCGCTGGTGGTGGACGACAACATCGAGCTGCCGCAGCTGCAGCTGGTGAAGAACTACACGGCCGACTGCACGCAGGTCTACTCAACCGGAAACTTCACGTGCCTGGAGGTCGTGTTCGTGCTGAAGAGACGCCTCGGATACTACCTTTTCCACACCTACGTCCCCACCTGTCTGATCGTCATCATGTCT TGGGTGTCGTTTTGGATCAAACCTGAGGCGGCCCCGGCCCGCGTGACCCTGGGCGTGACCTCGCTGCTGACCCTGTCGACGCAGCACGCAAAGTCGCAAGCGTCCCTGCCGCCTGTGTCCTATCTAAAGGCCGTGGACGCCTTCATGTCCGTGTGCACCAT TTTTGTGTTCATGGCGCTGATGGAGTACTGCTTGGTCAACATCGTGCTCGGCGACAACGACGCCCCGAAGCCGCCGCCCGACCCCAAGGCAGACAAAGTGTTCGACCTGGCCGCAAAG GAGAACGCTCGCATCTTGACTGGGCAGCCGCCGGCCCCGCCAAAGCCGACCAAGGCCCAGAAGGCTCGGCTGCGCGCCCTCAACATCGATCGCTGCTCGCGATGCGGATTTCCGCTCTTCTTCTTCATTCTCAACGCCACGTACTGGGTGCTCTTCTTCGAGTATCTCTAA
- the ort gene encoding glycine receptor subunit alpha-2 isoform X1 — protein MFHFLIIFLFVRCCCSLEFNEILPQDARHYDKMRPPKKEGMPTTVFFHVTVMGLDSIDETSMTYAADIFFAQTWKDHRLRLPENMTSDYRLLEVDWLKNMWRPDSFFKNAKAVTFQTMTIPNHYLWLYKDKTILYMVKLTLKLSCAMNFLIYPHDTQECKLQMESLSHTTDDMIFQWDPEVPLVVDDNIELPQLQLVKNYTADCTQVYSTGNFTCLEVVFVLKRRLGYYLFHTYVPTCLIVIMSWVSFWIKPEAAPARVTLGVTSLLTLSTQHAKSQASLPPVSYLKAVDAFMSVCTIFVFMALMEYCLVNIVLGDNDAPKPPPDPKADKVFDLAAKKENARILTGQPPAPPKPTKAQKARLRALNIDRCSRCGFPLFFFILNATYWVLFFEYL, from the exons ATGTTCCACTTTTTAATCATCTTCCTCTTCGTCAG ATGTTGCTGCAGTTTAGAgttcaatgaaattttgccGCAAGACGCGCGGCATTACGACAAAATGCGTCCGCCGAAGAAGGAGGGCATGCCGACGACCGTCTTCTTCCACGTGACGGTGATGGGCCTCGACTCGATCGACGAGACCTCGATGACCTACGCCGCCGACATCTTCTTCGCGCAGACGTGGAAGGACCACCGGCTGCGGCTGCCCGAGAACATGACCTCCGATTACCGGCTTCTCGAGGTTGACTGGCTGAAGAACATGTGGCGACCCGACTCGTTCTTCAAGAACGCGAAGGCCGTCACCTTCCAGACCATGACCATCCCCAACCACTACCTCTGGCTCTACAAAGACAAGACCATCCTCTACATGGTCAA gctAACCTTAAAGCTGTCTTGCGCGATGAATTTCCTCATCTACCCGCACGACACGCAAGAGTGTAAACTGCAGATGGAAAGCC TGTCGCACACGACGGACGACATGATCTTCCAGTGGGACCCGGAAGTGCCGCTGGTGGTGGACGACAACATCGAGCTGCCGCAGCTGCAGCTGGTGAAGAACTACACGGCCGACTGCACGCAGGTCTACTCAACCGGAAACTTCACGTGCCTGGAGGTCGTGTTCGTGCTGAAGAGACGCCTCGGATACTACCTTTTCCACACCTACGTCCCCACCTGTCTGATCGTCATCATGTCT TGGGTGTCGTTTTGGATCAAACCTGAGGCGGCCCCGGCCCGCGTGACCCTGGGCGTGACCTCGCTGCTGACCCTGTCGACGCAGCACGCAAAGTCGCAAGCGTCCCTGCCGCCTGTGTCCTATCTAAAGGCCGTGGACGCCTTCATGTCCGTGTGCACCAT TTTTGTGTTCATGGCGCTGATGGAGTACTGCTTGGTCAACATCGTGCTCGGCGACAACGACGCCCCGAAGCCGCCGCCCGACCCCAAGGCAGACAAAGTGTTCGACCTGGCCGCAAAG AAGGAGAACGCTCGCATCTTGACTGGGCAGCCGCCGGCCCCGCCAAAGCCGACCAAGGCCCAGAAGGCTCGGCTGCGCGCCCTCAACATCGATCGCTGCTCGCGATGCGGATTTCCGCTCTTCTTCTTCATTCTCAACGCCACGTACTGGGTGCTCTTCTTCGAGTATCTCTAA